A genome region from Yoonia vestfoldensis includes the following:
- a CDS encoding SPOR domain-containing protein codes for MAGKADGQRRGRGARLSYALGYAVLLAACAPLDPGGAGPMTQVNGAASARIASTQDVERPDIFEVTDQGLWDGRPSLGGIWVAHPDVRDPERVVIRNAVNGQSTVGALFRRERENPGPALQLSSDAAEDLGVLPGAPTELNVVVLRRQEIVVAPPAAIEPPADPVTEQATDQANDAGLASVAVVPATATATDIDTGAMPLPQSPLAQVGVFSIRDNADAAAVALTSAGFGVSVTNQQAGGRSLWRVVAGPVPDQQALARVRALGFADAYVLTGE; via the coding sequence ATGGCAGGCAAAGCTGACGGTCAAAGGCGTGGGCGCGGGGCAAGATTGTCCTATGCGCTTGGCTATGCGGTGCTGCTGGCCGCCTGTGCGCCGCTTGACCCGGGCGGCGCTGGCCCCATGACGCAGGTGAATGGCGCCGCATCCGCGCGTATCGCGAGCACGCAGGATGTCGAGCGGCCCGATATCTTCGAGGTCACGGATCAGGGCCTGTGGGATGGCCGCCCCTCGCTGGGGGGGATCTGGGTGGCGCATCCCGATGTGCGCGACCCCGAACGCGTCGTGATCCGCAATGCCGTGAACGGGCAATCGACGGTGGGGGCCTTGTTCCGGCGCGAACGGGAAAATCCGGGGCCGGCGCTGCAATTATCCTCTGATGCGGCCGAGGATCTGGGCGTTCTGCCGGGGGCGCCCACCGAATTGAACGTCGTCGTGCTGCGCCGCCAAGAGATCGTGGTCGCGCCGCCCGCCGCAATCGAGCCGCCCGCCGATCCGGTCACCGAACAGGCCACAGATCAGGCCAATGATGCGGGTCTGGCCTCGGTCGCGGTGGTGCCAGCCACGGCCACGGCCACAGACATAGACACTGGTGCGATGCCGCTGCCCCAATCCCCCTTGGCGCAGGTCGGGGTCTTTAGCATCCGCGACAATGCCGATGCCGCCGCCGTCGCATTGACAAGCGCGGGCTTCGGGGTAAGCGTCACCAATCAACAGGCCGGTGGCCGCAGCCTCTGGCGCGTGGTTGCGGGGCCGGTGCCGGATCAGCAGGCCCTTGCGCGGGTCAGGGCGCTGGGTTTCGCGGATGCCTATGTGCTGACCGGTGAATGA
- a CDS encoding cupin domain-containing protein, giving the protein MEKRAPIRESKSLRRSAVTSPQREPNGSEKANASGKNQAPRTGARLKHARLVKGYTLRQLAQIVDCSESMISKLENDKLAPSISMLHRLTAALDTSIAELFLEAENSSFDSGVTVFRADRRARFQVEPELEQAGSWFERILPIHRSGLLQANILNIPEGASTNSFVTHEGEEFGYMIKGELEVVVDQRSHFLRQGDVIYFSSALPHGYRNTSESVAQVLWINTPPTL; this is encoded by the coding sequence TTGGAAAAACGGGCGCCAATCCGAGAGTCGAAATCGCTTCGTCGCTCTGCTGTCACATCACCCCAGCGAGAACCCAACGGCTCCGAGAAGGCCAATGCCAGCGGGAAAAATCAGGCACCACGAACGGGAGCGCGGCTAAAGCATGCCAGATTGGTCAAAGGCTATACTCTGCGGCAACTGGCACAGATCGTGGATTGTTCAGAGAGTATGATCTCGAAGCTCGAAAACGATAAACTGGCACCGTCTATCTCGATGCTGCACCGCCTGACCGCGGCGCTCGACACCAGTATTGCCGAGCTTTTCCTTGAAGCTGAAAATTCATCTTTTGATTCTGGCGTTACGGTCTTTCGCGCTGACCGCAGGGCGCGTTTCCAAGTTGAACCAGAGCTTGAACAAGCAGGGTCCTGGTTCGAGCGGATCTTGCCAATCCACAGGTCCGGATTGCTGCAAGCCAATATTCTCAACATCCCCGAGGGGGCGAGCACCAACTCGTTTGTCACCCATGAAGGAGAAGAGTTTGGCTATATGATCAAGGGAGAGCTTGAAGTTGTCGTCGATCAGAGATCGCATTTCCTGCGTCAGGGAGATGTCATCTACTTTTCATCGGCGCTACCGCATGGATACCGGAACACCAGTGAAAGCGTCGCGCAGGTCTTGTGGATCAACACACCACCTACGCTATGA
- a CDS encoding amidase family protein has translation MKDQDTGARQEFQLEEATIDQMQSAICAGQITCVEIVQHYIDRARAYNGVASMLITENGEAVDPAPGTLRAGAALRFPTKTIKAADLLPDLDRYKGKPLEFGRMEPTASDPDVMQQYGMITGIENGTQVNALGTLNIRGERSVTCKGDFDRHPDDGPLPEGAPAVCEIFRKLPDALEIAAEMDAQWGTSPDLDAMPLYGVVFSFKDPFDTKDMRSTGAADARYDMDAPARDHQLVDRLRRKGAIIFAKAINTEYNGRGGDPGGAYTADKVLPSTLGYQRSSWGGNPCNVYDTTRSASLGSSSGSAVSVSANLVMASLGEETRASCRGPSNHNSVALILPHKAMIGFDGGAIGADIYCDRTGIHARKIADAAKILDALAGPDESTYDPRDVFTTVPRSTVLKTGYLEAARRLGAEGSLKGKRIGIIRESMLRTGLKMTQPIVDAADAEIRTVLGDHLGATLVESRAAGWNGDSGLEQMSVDFTTALCRLVPVFMPEILFRLTASGEPLFPDFAAAIAPTEFMPGKTFGSGTLAPIDYCIKLAEGLIPPPSNLNIATIQPQELAMAFRFHIPQYLVRRAADWAELGVKETLVDFKSLNARSKFWGDDQRAAFKNWEEVTDLRNPLDQRQGVNERIMLRELLRRVDMMVILENELDCFVRLHTPLAPGKIGGAAEPGARHNMRGEAFYGPNAGLTEVLIPAGYVRTVYDPVFRLSDDGTEYISDYSDEPTIVAEPGMPFSLVFRAEPGMEDTILDVASAYENASMRRVMPPSFPPIPKS, from the coding sequence ATGAAGGACCAGGATACTGGCGCGCGTCAAGAGTTTCAGCTTGAAGAAGCGACCATAGACCAAATGCAGAGTGCTATTTGCGCAGGACAGATCACCTGCGTAGAGATTGTACAGCATTACATCGACAGGGCGCGTGCCTATAACGGTGTCGCCAGCATGCTGATAACAGAAAATGGTGAGGCTGTAGATCCTGCTCCGGGTACATTGCGCGCCGGCGCAGCGCTGCGTTTTCCTACAAAAACCATCAAGGCTGCGGACCTTCTTCCCGATCTTGACCGCTACAAGGGCAAACCGCTTGAATTCGGGCGTATGGAGCCGACGGCGTCTGACCCCGACGTCATGCAACAATATGGTATGATTACCGGCATCGAAAACGGTACGCAGGTCAACGCACTTGGTACGCTCAACATTCGTGGTGAACGATCGGTCACCTGCAAAGGCGATTTTGACAGGCATCCAGATGACGGACCGTTGCCCGAAGGCGCACCTGCGGTTTGCGAGATCTTCCGCAAACTTCCGGATGCGCTTGAAATCGCGGCAGAAATGGATGCGCAATGGGGCACCTCTCCGGACCTTGACGCGATGCCACTCTATGGCGTCGTTTTCTCGTTTAAGGATCCGTTCGATACCAAGGACATGCGGTCCACCGGTGCCGCGGATGCCCGCTATGACATGGACGCGCCGGCGCGTGACCATCAGCTTGTCGACCGACTGCGCCGGAAAGGGGCGATCATCTTCGCCAAGGCGATTAACACCGAGTACAATGGTCGCGGCGGTGATCCGGGCGGTGCTTATACTGCGGACAAGGTCCTGCCTTCGACACTTGGATACCAGCGTAGCAGCTGGGGAGGCAATCCCTGCAACGTTTATGACACCACCCGGTCAGCCTCGCTTGGGTCCAGTTCCGGATCGGCCGTCTCGGTCAGTGCGAACCTCGTCATGGCGAGCCTTGGCGAGGAAACCCGCGCGTCATGCCGGGGTCCATCCAACCACAATTCCGTCGCGCTCATCTTGCCGCATAAGGCGATGATCGGTTTCGATGGCGGCGCGATTGGTGCTGATATCTACTGTGACCGAACGGGCATTCACGCCCGCAAGATCGCTGATGCGGCCAAGATCCTTGATGCGCTCGCAGGGCCTGATGAATCGACATATGACCCCCGCGACGTCTTTACAACGGTGCCACGCAGCACGGTTCTGAAGACCGGTTATCTTGAAGCTGCGCGCAGGCTTGGCGCAGAAGGATCGCTGAAGGGCAAGCGGATCGGCATCATCCGCGAGTCCATGTTGCGGACCGGGTTGAAGATGACACAGCCGATCGTTGATGCAGCAGATGCCGAGATCAGGACAGTGCTGGGGGATCATCTGGGCGCGACGTTGGTGGAATCCCGTGCCGCCGGGTGGAATGGCGACAGTGGGCTGGAACAGATGAGCGTGGATTTCACCACCGCGCTTTGCAGGCTTGTACCCGTCTTCATGCCGGAGATCCTTTTCCGCCTGACAGCATCCGGTGAGCCGCTTTTTCCGGATTTTGCGGCCGCCATCGCGCCGACAGAATTCATGCCCGGCAAGACCTTCGGGTCCGGAACGCTTGCCCCGATTGACTATTGCATCAAGCTCGCCGAGGGGCTGATCCCTCCGCCGTCGAACCTGAACATTGCGACCATTCAGCCACAAGAACTCGCGATGGCCTTCCGGTTCCACATCCCGCAATACCTTGTGCGGCGCGCTGCGGACTGGGCGGAACTTGGGGTCAAGGAAACGCTGGTCGATTTCAAAAGTCTCAACGCAAGATCCAAATTCTGGGGCGACGACCAGCGCGCCGCATTCAAGAACTGGGAAGAAGTAACCGACCTGCGCAATCCGCTAGACCAGCGTCAGGGCGTGAACGAGCGGATCATGCTGCGCGAGCTTCTGCGCCGCGTCGACATGATGGTCATTCTGGAAAACGAGCTTGATTGCTTTGTGCGACTGCACACGCCGCTTGCCCCCGGCAAGATTGGGGGAGCCGCAGAACCTGGCGCACGTCACAATATGCGCGGCGAGGCGTTCTATGGCCCCAATGCGGGCCTGACCGAAGTGTTGATCCCGGCGGGATACGTGCGGACTGTCTATGATCCGGTATTCCGGCTGAGTGATGACGGGACCGAATACATCAGCGATTACAGCGATGAACCGACCATTGTCGCAGAGCCGGGAATGCCGTTTTCGTTGGTCTTCCGGGCAGAACCCGGGATGGAGGACACGATCCTCGATGTGGCCTCTGCATATGAGAACGCCTCGATGCGACGGGTGATGCCGCCCAGCTTCCCGCCGATCCCAAAGAGCTGA
- a CDS encoding ABC transporter ATP-binding protein, producing MIDRMPDRGGPQQPLLIARGLTKHFPLSKSLMRRHEVVQAVDNIDFSVMKGETLGIVGESGCGKSTASRLIMQLIAPTSGEVIFDGESIGRSGLSLQKYRRQVQMVFQDSYSSLNPRLTIEESISYAPMVHGVPKSKAISRTHELLEAVGLAPSQYARRYPHELSGGQRQRINIARALALHPRLIVLDEPVSALDKSVEAQVLNLLIDLKKQFDLTYIFISHDLNVVEHVADRVLVMYLGKIAEIGPVDSLFSDPAHPYTQALLDSRPSMDPSRRRTEPPLFGDPPNPINPPSGCRFRTRCRKAWRLCAEQPPPFHQIKPNHSASCHAVALDAERVSE from the coding sequence ATGATCGATCGAATGCCAGATCGCGGAGGGCCCCAGCAGCCGTTGCTGATAGCCCGCGGGCTTACCAAGCATTTCCCGCTGTCAAAATCGCTTATGCGGCGGCACGAAGTCGTGCAGGCAGTCGATAACATCGATTTTTCGGTGATGAAGGGCGAAACGCTTGGAATTGTGGGCGAGTCCGGTTGCGGCAAGTCGACTGCATCGCGCCTTATCATGCAGCTGATCGCACCTACGTCGGGAGAAGTCATCTTCGATGGCGAAAGCATCGGACGCAGCGGCCTGTCGCTCCAGAAATATCGAAGACAGGTGCAAATGGTCTTTCAGGACAGCTATTCGTCGCTCAATCCCAGACTGACCATAGAAGAATCCATCTCTTATGCCCCGATGGTCCACGGGGTTCCCAAATCCAAGGCCATTTCCCGCACACATGAATTGCTTGAAGCGGTCGGACTTGCGCCGTCGCAATACGCGCGCCGCTATCCGCACGAGCTTTCGGGAGGACAACGGCAGCGGATCAATATTGCGCGTGCCCTTGCGTTGCATCCCCGGCTTATCGTTCTGGACGAGCCTGTCTCGGCACTCGACAAGTCGGTCGAAGCGCAGGTGCTGAACCTTCTGATCGACCTGAAGAAACAATTCGACCTGACATATATTTTCATAAGTCATGATCTGAACGTGGTCGAACATGTCGCGGACCGGGTATTGGTGATGTATCTTGGGAAGATCGCAGAAATCGGACCGGTCGACTCGCTGTTCTCTGATCCTGCACATCCGTATACGCAGGCACTGCTTGACAGCCGTCCCTCCATGGATCCCTCGCGCCGCCGGACCGAGCCACCCTTGTTTGGCGATCCGCCCAATCCGATCAATCCCCCCTCGGGCTGCCGTTTTCGCACCCGATGCCGCAAGGCTTGGAGGCTTTGCGCCGAGCAGCCGCCACCTTTCCACCAGATCAAACCGAACCATTCGGCATCATGTCATGCAGTGGCACTTGACGCAGAAAGGGTTTCAGAATGA
- a CDS encoding ABC transporter ATP-binding protein, whose translation MNMSSPATAVSRPPLVRARDLCVSFAAPRATVNAVNGVNLDLAQGESLCILGESGSGKSVTLRAMMRLNPPKRTMVTGELSVADQDVMQMTQAQLSQYRGPVVSMIFQEPLSALDPVFTIGHQIAEAIVRHEGISRKAARARALSLLEMVQIPSAARRLGAYPHELSGGLRQRAMIAMALSCNPRLLLADEPTTALDATVQIQILLLLRKLQQELGMGVIFVTHDIGVASEIADRVAVMYGGRVVEEAPVETLIFAPRHPYTCGLLGATVHAGTRGSRLTTIPGAPPDLAKLPAGCAFAPRCTRAEARCHQALPPLLEISKGHRVRCPVVCPPQSQAPINV comes from the coding sequence ATGAACATGTCGTCCCCAGCAACGGCCGTATCACGACCGCCACTGGTGCGCGCCAGGGATCTCTGCGTCAGCTTTGCCGCACCGCGCGCGACCGTCAACGCAGTCAACGGGGTCAATCTGGACCTGGCGCAAGGCGAGTCGCTCTGCATTCTTGGCGAAAGCGGTTCGGGGAAATCTGTCACCCTTCGTGCGATGATGCGCCTCAATCCCCCCAAACGCACAATGGTCACGGGTGAACTGAGCGTTGCGGACCAGGATGTGATGCAAATGACGCAAGCACAACTGTCGCAATATCGCGGGCCAGTTGTCTCGATGATTTTTCAAGAACCGCTTTCGGCATTGGACCCGGTCTTTACCATCGGCCACCAGATCGCTGAAGCGATTGTCCGACACGAGGGGATCAGTCGCAAGGCAGCCCGCGCCCGTGCGCTAAGCTTGCTGGAAATGGTCCAGATCCCGTCAGCAGCGCGCAGGCTTGGTGCCTATCCGCACGAGCTGTCAGGCGGGCTACGCCAAAGGGCCATGATCGCGATGGCGCTGTCGTGCAATCCCCGGCTGCTACTGGCCGACGAACCGACGACCGCGCTAGATGCCACAGTGCAAATTCAGATCCTGCTTTTGCTGCGGAAGTTGCAGCAGGAACTTGGCATGGGCGTGATCTTTGTCACCCATGATATTGGCGTGGCAAGCGAGATCGCAGACCGCGTAGCAGTCATGTACGGTGGCCGGGTTGTCGAAGAGGCCCCGGTAGAAACCCTGATCTTCGCACCGCGGCATCCCTATACCTGCGGATTGCTGGGCGCGACGGTGCATGCTGGCACCCGCGGGTCGCGATTGACAACAATTCCCGGCGCCCCGCCAGACCTGGCCAAGCTGCCAGCAGGGTGCGCTTTCGCGCCCCGCTGCACCCGTGCGGAAGCGCGATGTCACCAGGCTCTGCCGCCCCTGCTGGAAATATCCAAAGGCCATCGGGTCCGCTGTCCTGTCGTCTGCCCGCCCCAAAGCCAGGCCCCGATCAATGTGTGA
- a CDS encoding ABC transporter permease, with amino-acid sequence MLEYTLKRIAYTIPIGLAVSLVCFMLVHISPGDPIDAIVPPDTSTEVIEQIRAEYGLDRPLPVQYGLWLSRAVQGDFGVSIAKGRPIGPDLWVATKNSLMLAAFGATLGFFMGCVLGGVAGAFRDSWIDRICLGIALFGVSVPHYWLGMVLVIVFSVQLNLLPSMGMGPTGPWAWDWDHLRFMVLPTITLSMIPAGLVTRTVRGLVSDIMGQDYITTLRGKGLRTSGIVLHVIKNAAPTTLAVMGLQLASLLGGSILVEAVFAWPGTGMLLNNAIFQRDLPVLQATTLVLAFFFVFLNLIVDLAQTALDPRMRRT; translated from the coding sequence ATGCTAGAGTACACGTTAAAGCGGATTGCCTACACGATACCAATTGGGTTGGCTGTCAGTCTGGTATGTTTCATGCTGGTGCATATTTCACCAGGAGACCCAATCGACGCCATCGTTCCGCCTGACACCTCCACAGAAGTGATAGAGCAAATCAGGGCAGAATACGGTTTGGATCGACCGTTGCCAGTGCAATACGGATTGTGGTTGTCGCGCGCAGTTCAGGGTGATTTTGGTGTATCAATCGCAAAAGGCCGACCGATAGGGCCAGACCTGTGGGTCGCCACGAAAAACAGCCTGATGCTGGCGGCATTCGGTGCGACATTGGGCTTTTTTATGGGCTGCGTGCTTGGCGGGGTCGCCGGTGCATTCCGAGATAGCTGGATTGACAGAATCTGTCTGGGCATCGCGCTCTTTGGGGTATCCGTGCCACATTACTGGCTCGGAATGGTGCTGGTGATCGTCTTCAGCGTCCAGTTGAACCTTCTGCCATCGATGGGGATGGGACCAACCGGGCCCTGGGCCTGGGACTGGGATCACCTGCGCTTCATGGTTTTGCCGACCATCACACTTTCGATGATCCCGGCCGGTCTTGTCACCCGAACGGTTCGCGGGCTGGTCAGCGATATCATGGGCCAAGATTATATCACGACCCTGCGCGGCAAAGGGCTGCGTACCAGCGGCATCGTGCTGCATGTCATCAAGAATGCAGCCCCCACAACGCTGGCCGTGATGGGATTGCAGCTGGCATCACTGCTGGGAGGGTCCATCCTTGTCGAGGCTGTATTCGCCTGGCCCGGGACCGGGATGCTGCTGAACAATGCAATCTTTCAGCGCGATTTGCCCGTGCTTCAGGCGACCACTCTCGTTTTGGCTTTCTTTTTCGTTTTTCTGAACCTGATCGTCGATCTGGCTCAGACCGCTCTTGACCCAAGGATGCGCCGGACATGA